The following proteins come from a genomic window of Candidatus Alcyoniella australis:
- a CDS encoding metallophosphoesterase has product MRKAIVLAVFLLAITCSPALAKADISYLQNVAQRSVQITFNGGLDGVCLWGETPALGKTTIAVHDPDTEMSTCRLDGLEPGTLYYYNTVANDKLISGSFTTAPDRDNTFNFVVIGDTRTDHVGHQSVIDGILQYNPSGYPDLFFNVGDMVGDGGDKDQWGEFFTTELEILSNTIFIPIIGNHETVSKHTWFDSLFVQQRHYWFKYGNSLFIIMDTEGRYGPNNEQYQMVADALEQAEADPEIVFKFVSTNRESPAAVTAPTGPSSSTTSTCSRNTTLMSSLTATTTSMNMDTSTEFTTW; this is encoded by the coding sequence ATGAGAAAAGCTATTGTTTTAGCCGTATTTTTACTTGCAATCACTTGCAGCCCAGCTCTGGCTAAGGCTGATATTTCCTATCTGCAAAACGTCGCGCAGCGATCCGTGCAGATTACATTCAACGGCGGGTTGGACGGTGTCTGTCTTTGGGGAGAAACTCCCGCTTTGGGCAAGACTACTATCGCGGTCCATGATCCCGATACCGAGATGAGCACCTGCCGCCTGGATGGCCTGGAACCCGGGACGTTGTATTATTACAACACCGTGGCGAATGATAAACTGATCAGCGGTTCATTCACCACTGCGCCGGATCGAGATAATACTTTCAATTTCGTGGTGATCGGGGACACACGCACCGATCATGTCGGCCATCAGTCGGTGATCGACGGCATTTTGCAATACAACCCATCAGGGTATCCGGACCTGTTTTTCAACGTCGGCGACATGGTCGGCGACGGGGGCGACAAGGATCAATGGGGCGAGTTTTTCACGACCGAGCTGGAAATTCTGTCAAACACGATATTCATCCCGATAATCGGCAATCACGAGACTGTTTCCAAGCACACTTGGTTCGACAGCTTGTTTGTGCAACAGCGACATTATTGGTTCAAATATGGGAACTCCCTGTTCATCATCATGGACACCGAAGGCCGCTACGGCCCAAACAACGAACAGTATCAGATGGTCGCGGACGCCCTTGAGCAGGCGGAAGCCGACCCTGAGATCGTCTTCAAGTTCGTTTCCACAAACCGGGAGTCACCAGCGGCAGTCACAGCCCCGACCGGACCATCGTCAAGTACTACTTCGACCTGTTCGAGAAATACAACGTTGATGTCGTCTTTAACGGCCACAACCACATCTATGAACATGGATACGTCAACGGAGTTCACTACGTGGTGA
- a CDS encoding long-chain fatty acid--CoA ligase — protein sequence MSYLPETTSIRVLKNRADRWPDAVCVKQKRDGRWLSMTWSEMMKKVAALGTALCDLGLKSGQTVGIAAGTCVEWMLSDFAAVSSGGITVGLYTTSATEQMRYTLWHSETRILVVQNRELLKKIRPALDELENLKSVIVIDPAGCDDLWPGYRSFNGLIQEIQDSVDVQTYWNTACESINDPERPITYIYTSGTTGPPKAAMLCDRNLLAAVEVYSAASSAAPGDSLISVLPLSHGLQRVLDFTALAGGSAVCYVESLKTLVQDMQEIQPTMLGGVPRLLEKVFESVQTKAESGGSFKRKVFRWSLNVAREFGEYYQSQKVQPLLFRLKHKLATALVFGKVSQAMGGRIRFVGSGGASLSVDIAKFFMACGIPVMEAYGMTETSVVGSLNLPGEFKFGTVGRVSKGAQIKIAEDGEILIRGDCLFLGYYKMDPAASSTLYRDGWFLTGDVGEMDADGYLKITDRKKELIITAYSENIAPSNIEATLNLSPLVAGSLVYGDEQKYIIALIDPDRERLRARIEELGLANAPSRPLHETEAARNLIAEAVDQANSGLSGPDRVRKFALLPAAFSIETGEFTPTLKLKRRNIISKYKALIRSCYGADWKDRSK from the coding sequence ATGAGCTATCTTCCTGAAACCACCTCTATTCGTGTGTTGAAAAATCGGGCCGACCGCTGGCCCGATGCGGTCTGCGTCAAGCAAAAACGCGATGGCCGGTGGCTTTCGATGACCTGGTCCGAAATGATGAAAAAAGTCGCCGCGCTTGGAACGGCCCTTTGCGACCTGGGGTTGAAATCCGGGCAGACCGTCGGCATCGCCGCCGGCACTTGCGTCGAATGGATGCTTTCCGATTTCGCCGCAGTCAGTTCCGGTGGAATCACCGTCGGGTTGTACACGACCTCCGCCACCGAACAAATGCGGTACACCCTGTGGCATAGCGAAACACGCATCCTCGTCGTACAAAACCGCGAGCTGTTGAAGAAGATCCGGCCCGCCTTGGATGAATTGGAGAATCTGAAAAGCGTGATTGTGATTGATCCGGCCGGTTGCGACGACCTGTGGCCCGGCTATCGATCGTTCAACGGGTTGATACAAGAAATACAAGACAGCGTCGACGTACAGACCTATTGGAATACGGCCTGCGAAAGTATCAACGATCCGGAGAGGCCGATTACCTATATTTACACCTCCGGCACTACCGGCCCGCCTAAAGCGGCGATGTTATGCGACCGAAATCTTTTAGCCGCGGTGGAGGTTTACAGCGCCGCATCCAGCGCCGCGCCCGGTGATTCGTTGATTTCGGTGTTGCCACTGTCCCATGGCCTTCAACGAGTGCTGGACTTCACCGCCTTGGCGGGCGGCAGCGCGGTTTGTTACGTTGAATCGTTGAAAACTCTGGTCCAGGACATGCAGGAAATTCAACCCACCATGCTCGGCGGGGTGCCCAGACTTCTGGAAAAAGTTTTTGAATCCGTTCAGACCAAGGCTGAATCCGGGGGGTCTTTCAAACGTAAGGTCTTCCGCTGGAGCCTGAACGTCGCCCGCGAATTCGGAGAATATTACCAGAGCCAAAAGGTGCAACCATTGCTTTTTCGACTTAAACACAAGCTCGCAACAGCTCTGGTTTTCGGCAAAGTTAGTCAGGCGATGGGCGGGCGCATCCGATTCGTCGGCAGCGGAGGCGCCTCGCTGTCGGTGGACATCGCTAAATTTTTCATGGCTTGCGGGATCCCTGTCATGGAGGCCTACGGCATGACCGAGACCTCCGTGGTCGGCTCCTTGAATCTGCCGGGCGAGTTTAAGTTTGGAACGGTGGGCCGCGTCTCCAAAGGGGCCCAGATTAAAATCGCCGAGGACGGCGAGATTCTGATTCGCGGCGACTGCCTGTTTCTTGGCTATTATAAAATGGATCCGGCCGCCAGTTCGACGCTGTATCGCGACGGTTGGTTTCTGACCGGCGACGTCGGGGAAATGGACGCCGACGGCTATTTGAAAATCACCGACCGCAAGAAAGAGTTGATCATCACCGCCTATAGCGAAAACATTGCCCCCAGCAACATCGAGGCGACGCTGAATCTGTCGCCCTTGGTTGCCGGCTCGTTGGTGTACGGCGATGAACAGAAATACATCATCGCCCTGATCGACCCGGATCGGGAACGGCTGAGGGCGCGAATCGAGGAACTGGGCTTAGCGAACGCCCCGAGTCGGCCGCTGCATGAAACGGAAGCAGCCCGGAATCTGATTGCAGAGGCAGTGGATCAAGCCAATTCCGGTCTGTCCGGACCCGATCGCGTGCGCAAGTTCGCGCTGCTTCCGGCAGCCTTTTCTATCGAAACCGGCGAGTTTACCCCCACCCTAAAACTCAAGCGCCGAAACATCATCTCGAAATATAAAGCGCTTATCAGGTCGTGCTATGGCGCGGACTGGAAAGACCGAAGCAAGTGA
- the trxA gene encoding thioredoxin yields the protein MADLLTISDENFDQEVIKSDLPTLVDFWAPWCGPCRMVGPVVEELAGEYAGKIKVVKLNVDEAQRTASQYGIRSIPTIMLFNGGQVVEQVIGAVPKAKLEELLRKVL from the coding sequence ATGGCAGACCTTTTGACAATCAGCGACGAGAACTTTGACCAGGAGGTGATCAAGTCCGATCTGCCGACGCTGGTCGATTTTTGGGCTCCGTGGTGCGGTCCGTGCCGGATGGTCGGGCCGGTGGTCGAGGAACTTGCCGGCGAATACGCGGGCAAGATAAAGGTGGTCAAGCTTAACGTGGACGAAGCCCAGCGAACCGCGTCCCAGTACGGCATCCGCAGCATCCCCACGATAATGCTGTTCAACGGCGGGCAGGTTGTCGAGCAGGTGATCGGCGCGGTGCCCAAGGCCAAGCTTGAGGAGTTGCTGCGCAAGGTCCTGTAA
- a CDS encoding metalloregulator ArsR/SmtB family transcription factor, which produces MNIDISKGKHRDKQLDRAAEILKVLGHPVRLRIVISLLHDDCNVKRIWQKLELPQATISQHLAQLKAKGIVESRRDGVKMCYSVCDELAERLVRSMISGCNKRSEK; this is translated from the coding sequence ATGAATATCGATATAAGCAAGGGGAAGCACCGGGACAAACAACTCGATCGCGCGGCCGAGATCCTCAAGGTCCTGGGTCATCCGGTGCGACTGCGCATCGTGATCTCACTGCTGCACGACGATTGCAACGTCAAGCGGATTTGGCAGAAGCTGGAGCTTCCCCAGGCGACGATCTCCCAACATCTGGCCCAACTAAAGGCCAAGGGGATCGTCGAGTCCAGACGCGACGGAGTAAAGATGTGCTACTCAGTCTGCGACGAGCTGGCCGAGCGGCTGGTTCGTTCGATGATTAGCGGCTGTAATAAGCGAAGCGAGAAATAA
- a CDS encoding AMMECR1 domain-containing protein encodes MRRQKSTLIFIIALIALTLAISPACGPKKGEAAKQFSDERLAINGAEKAFLLKAVRQALTSDGVLDVTGAPAVLSEPYNNGAIVSLFVPEHEFFIEMVRGNTLLDSVAQATLRIYSDSRFKRIADSQGIDNGWIKVDVVDEVFPIRSKSTRRMRYDVEPGIFGLILATEDNEFYQAPEELIYRGWYMEGERRMNGRRCIKKQLRLLCRKAGLPDDGWKNNRVSLYRFNTISFKEDVPGGEPQDLFRGNVPVTREITTEMLLDTVYKTGRCVADYTDDNGMYRYIYWPDSDTVATNYSKVRHAGSVWGLFRLYRLFGDDVFLKGATEGLRYMRENLMVPQGYPDIVLFAPEGKASLGGQALALLTYMDIPDSLMTDRLRQEMHGFGNALLLFTSEDGRVYKEWSQVEKKRLPDKQPIYYPGEAMLALIRFYERTKDPRWLQCAKRIGEYQIQDFRRTGKPDNWIIQAMSRLYLIDPQDRYREMAFAMADYNVNHQHPRARGFSHKVWDDYIGGYDNSTPPRSTPAGSRTEATDEAYILAVHLNDTAAIERYGQAIYDGIWFDMNQMYRPGNVYFLPYPEKALGCMRGSPVANDTRIDYNQHVFVALLNGFDVVYQRELARNRAAGKPDPKPLTWKIPLWPEELSEEPAIAETEQPAAAETTPAEQPATEEK; translated from the coding sequence GTGCGCCGACAAAAGTCGACCCTAATCTTTATCATCGCGTTGATCGCGCTGACGCTGGCCATCAGCCCGGCCTGCGGCCCTAAAAAGGGCGAGGCGGCCAAACAATTCAGCGACGAGCGGCTGGCGATCAACGGCGCTGAAAAAGCCTTCCTGCTCAAGGCCGTGCGTCAGGCTCTGACCTCCGATGGCGTGCTGGACGTCACCGGCGCTCCGGCGGTATTGAGCGAACCATACAACAACGGAGCGATCGTCTCGCTGTTCGTCCCGGAGCACGAGTTCTTCATCGAGATGGTGCGCGGCAATACGCTGCTGGATTCGGTGGCGCAGGCCACGCTGCGGATCTACAGCGACTCCCGGTTCAAACGCATCGCCGACTCCCAAGGCATCGACAACGGTTGGATCAAGGTCGACGTGGTCGACGAGGTGTTCCCGATTAGGAGTAAGAGCACGCGCCGAATGCGTTACGACGTGGAGCCCGGAATCTTCGGCCTGATTCTGGCCACCGAGGACAATGAGTTCTACCAGGCGCCCGAAGAGCTGATCTACCGTGGATGGTACATGGAGGGCGAACGCCGGATGAACGGTCGCCGCTGCATTAAAAAGCAGCTGCGACTGCTGTGCCGCAAGGCGGGGCTGCCCGACGACGGCTGGAAAAACAACCGGGTATCGCTCTACCGCTTCAACACGATCTCGTTTAAAGAGGACGTGCCCGGCGGCGAGCCGCAGGACCTGTTCCGCGGCAACGTGCCCGTAACGCGTGAGATCACCACCGAGATGCTGCTCGACACTGTCTACAAAACCGGCCGTTGCGTGGCCGATTACACCGACGACAACGGGATGTACCGCTATATCTATTGGCCCGATAGTGACACCGTGGCCACCAACTACAGCAAGGTGCGCCACGCCGGATCGGTCTGGGGCCTGTTCCGGCTCTATCGGCTGTTCGGCGACGATGTGTTTCTTAAAGGCGCCACAGAAGGACTGCGCTACATGCGCGAAAACCTGATGGTGCCCCAGGGTTACCCCGACATCGTGCTCTTCGCGCCCGAGGGAAAGGCCTCGCTGGGCGGCCAGGCCCTGGCGCTGCTGACTTACATGGATATCCCCGACTCGCTGATGACCGACCGCCTGCGCCAGGAGATGCACGGCTTTGGCAACGCCCTGCTGCTATTCACCTCCGAGGACGGCCGGGTCTACAAGGAATGGAGCCAGGTCGAAAAGAAAAGGCTGCCCGACAAGCAGCCGATCTATTACCCGGGCGAGGCGATGCTGGCGCTGATTCGTTTCTACGAACGCACCAAAGATCCGCGCTGGCTTCAGTGCGCCAAGCGCATCGGCGAGTATCAGATCCAGGACTTCCGCCGCACGGGCAAGCCGGACAACTGGATCATTCAGGCAATGAGCCGGCTGTATCTGATCGACCCCCAAGATCGCTACCGCGAGATGGCCTTTGCCATGGCCGACTACAACGTTAACCACCAACACCCGCGGGCGCGCGGTTTCTCGCACAAGGTCTGGGACGATTACATCGGCGGCTACGACAACTCCACACCGCCGCGCAGCACTCCGGCGGGCAGCCGCACCGAGGCCACGGACGAGGCCTACATCTTGGCCGTGCACCTGAACGATACAGCGGCCATCGAGCGCTACGGCCAGGCGATCTACGACGGTATATGGTTCGACATGAACCAGATGTACCGCCCCGGAAACGTCTACTTTCTGCCCTATCCCGAAAAGGCGTTGGGCTGCATGCGCGGCTCGCCGGTGGCCAACGACACGCGCATCGACTACAACCAACACGTGTTCGTGGCATTGCTCAACGGCTTTGACGTGGTTTACCAGCGCGAGCTTGCGCGCAATCGCGCCGCGGGCAAACCCGATCCCAAGCCGTTGACCTGGAAGATCCCGCTGTGGCCCGAAGAGCTGAGCGAGGAACCGGCGATAGCGGAAACAGAACAGCCCGCGGCAGCGGAGACGACTCCCGCCGAGCAACCGGCAACAGAGGAGAAATAA
- a CDS encoding CPBP family intramembrane metalloprotease yields the protein MLALPLGLKIDSILLLVLLYTRDWVNMRLVLALTQLGVVCLPTAILIWMARQNLRGLGLTRPAPLMLAAGIAVGCGLAALNVGLGGLITLLAPEELLRLLGLDAGPMLLAQSGWELAMLLAVVGGVGPLFEELLFRGLIQRDLATRMSIPAAMALSSAVFAGFHLNPLLFLPLFGLGYLFAYLALRGGLWPAICAHASYNTLSLLALNRLPMESSRPIVFCIIALLGTLVALAAILSLRSLKKSL from the coding sequence GTGCTCGCCCTGCCACTGGGGCTGAAGATCGACAGCATACTGCTGTTGGTGCTGCTCTACACCCGCGATTGGGTCAACATGCGCCTGGTGCTCGCGCTCACGCAGCTTGGCGTTGTCTGCCTGCCGACCGCGATCCTGATCTGGATGGCGCGCCAAAATCTGCGCGGACTGGGACTGACCCGGCCGGCCCCGCTGATGCTCGCAGCGGGGATTGCCGTGGGCTGCGGCTTGGCTGCACTCAACGTCGGGCTCGGCGGGCTGATCACGCTGCTCGCGCCCGAGGAGCTGCTGCGTCTGCTCGGGCTCGACGCCGGACCGATGCTGTTGGCGCAATCGGGATGGGAACTGGCGATGCTGCTGGCAGTCGTCGGCGGCGTGGGTCCGCTGTTTGAAGAACTGCTGTTCAGGGGTCTGATCCAGCGCGACCTGGCGACGCGGATGAGCATCCCCGCGGCAATGGCCCTGAGCTCGGCGGTCTTCGCCGGGTTCCACCTTAATCCGTTGTTGTTCCTGCCGCTGTTCGGCCTGGGCTACCTTTTCGCCTATTTGGCGTTGCGCGGTGGGCTGTGGCCGGCAATCTGCGCCCACGCGTCCTACAACACGCTCTCGCTGCTGGCTCTCAATCGGTTGCCGATGGAAAGCTCGCGGCCGATCGTTTTCTGCATCATCGCGCTGCTCGGTACGCTGGTCGCCCTGGCCGCCATCCTCTCGTTAAGGTCGTTGAAAAAAAGTCTATAG
- a CDS encoding zinc ribbon domain-containing protein produces MKELVTQCPLCRGDINFDTTECPFCGALLAPGSERGQLILKGVICRKCGEKNYSYDFCRNCQNPFLIKCPECGYGMKVHETKCPACGLSLKKFNKTRQRRAAPIFNRAKIALVGGSAAAALLVVVLMISQFVSSAPDTAQIAASRDFEAAKELDSTGDGEIDVWEFYDKTSESLISRSLDTDGDGKPDAHERYWEGGKKRRVEHDANHDGVPEQITTHDRTGLPLMTIKYADPEEGLVAERILYGPNGKMREQTKDRDGNGRVDLLMRYNVDEKRIVEAVDSAKLGFLDLWTVYNLKGEVIEVQVDSNGDGVFDKTSRYSTEGMLVWEAEDANGDGQPDKRVYFWKDGAIRWIDYDTDGDGNVDTFESYTTEGKFARKGFDTDGDLRVDTWQ; encoded by the coding sequence ATGAAAGAATTAGTTACACAGTGCCCGCTGTGCAGGGGCGATATCAACTTCGACACCACGGAGTGTCCGTTCTGCGGCGCCCTGTTGGCGCCGGGCTCCGAGCGCGGGCAGCTGATTTTAAAAGGCGTAATTTGCCGTAAGTGCGGTGAGAAGAACTACAGCTACGACTTCTGCCGCAACTGCCAGAACCCGTTTTTAATCAAGTGCCCGGAGTGCGGCTACGGCATGAAGGTCCACGAGACCAAGTGCCCGGCCTGCGGCCTGTCGCTTAAAAAATTCAATAAGACGCGCCAACGTCGCGCCGCACCGATCTTCAACCGCGCCAAGATTGCGCTGGTCGGCGGCAGCGCAGCAGCGGCCCTGCTGGTCGTTGTGCTAATGATCAGTCAGTTCGTCAGCAGCGCGCCAGACACCGCCCAGATTGCCGCAAGCCGCGATTTCGAAGCGGCCAAGGAGCTCGACTCCACTGGCGATGGCGAGATCGACGTCTGGGAGTTTTACGACAAGACCAGCGAGAGCCTGATCTCGCGCTCCCTGGACACCGACGGCGACGGCAAGCCCGACGCGCACGAGCGCTACTGGGAAGGCGGCAAGAAGCGCCGCGTGGAACACGACGCCAACCACGACGGCGTGCCCGAACAGATCACGACCCACGACCGCACCGGATTGCCGCTGATGACCATCAAGTACGCCGACCCCGAAGAGGGGCTGGTCGCAGAGCGCATTCTCTACGGGCCCAACGGTAAGATGCGCGAGCAGACCAAAGACCGCGACGGCAACGGTCGCGTCGATCTGCTGATGCGCTACAACGTCGACGAGAAGAGAATCGTCGAGGCGGTCGACAGCGCCAAGCTGGGCTTCCTCGACCTGTGGACGGTCTACAACCTCAAGGGCGAAGTAATCGAGGTCCAAGTCGATTCCAACGGCGACGGCGTGTTCGACAAGACCAGCCGCTACTCCACCGAAGGCATGCTGGTCTGGGAGGCCGAGGACGCCAACGGCGATGGCCAGCCGGACAAACGCGTCTACTTCTGGAAAGACGGCGCGATCCGCTGGATCGACTACGACACCGATGGCGACGGCAACGTCGACACCTTCGAGAGCTACACCACCGAGGGCAAGTTCGCACGCAAGGGCTTTGACACCGACGGCGACCTGCGCGTGGACACCTGGCAGTAG
- a CDS encoding carboxypeptidase regulatory-like domain-containing protein translates to MTAIWLVNPPMVRAYGSATHVAEAMAYLESIRTQPLAGPRGDYELLSEPDNLMYLKLGSIWPDLMRIWPGVDFEPHNHDLGLWLLETAAEQPEPWKLALAVGNLNHQCGDVVAQNMGTQYYGVKGRWGDLDVIRGVQDDRPGGEKEAALEMTLELMRIDLQPYIELAQYFLTDLTQPDPLLFTAADWYLEQVEIYHNLDYGSLDREQAFQALVAKLQPVSDPERWGAALNPDAPIEQRLADAWPLIGPKGDIEIDQLMIYWDELLRVLGGPLSQPDFYDDYFTLFKPLSVVILREMGDPGDLWQDWPNWEQKTNIGGSVASLMAFLPEIYADQHEVFVTDCRWLDWDQADYITEFDHDSPPSEVRAEVRIFVAAPVDELFVLRVLKDVPGFSYQSDTLVEQKVFRLTIDPADYGSVPQEWVMFDFSPGDELLDARGITLELARHSDGKALFTTSFDQMLAITQTDVFTPNYHNKWDSYGKQWPYGLRVLNPQFSADSGDISGRVVDLVSGKGIEGATVELEGLGNATTNQRGRYTFDGVDAGEHTLSAAPEGYAPGSIEVDLESGGWIRRDIEVSFIPLVDDGGPYSTDNQTFPIIWDCPEGRDLEGFEAALGSQPGLDDLVSWQDAGSGRFIELYADGAVEDGTLCYGAVRPKLADQILAAGFGDGVLVDRSPPELEQLTEISDPEDGWQRDALVTWGADDPHSGLAAQALCLGSSSSSCDLLDWTALDSSNFELDPAQYASEPPIYLRVVLFNNAGLSSEGTLEIVGPTAEDDAEDSADDTSPINGRCCGR, encoded by the coding sequence TTGACCGCCATCTGGCTGGTCAATCCGCCCATGGTGCGGGCCTATGGATCGGCCACGCACGTGGCCGAGGCCATGGCTTACCTCGAGAGCATCCGAACCCAACCGCTGGCCGGACCGCGCGGCGACTACGAACTGTTGAGTGAGCCGGACAACCTGATGTACCTCAAGCTCGGGTCGATCTGGCCCGACCTGATGCGGATCTGGCCGGGAGTGGATTTCGAGCCGCATAATCACGATCTTGGGTTGTGGCTGCTCGAGACCGCAGCCGAGCAGCCCGAGCCGTGGAAGCTGGCCTTGGCCGTGGGCAACCTCAACCACCAGTGCGGCGATGTGGTGGCGCAGAACATGGGCACGCAGTACTACGGGGTCAAAGGCCGTTGGGGCGACCTGGATGTGATCCGCGGCGTGCAGGACGACCGTCCGGGCGGCGAAAAAGAGGCCGCCCTGGAGATGACCCTCGAGCTGATGCGCATTGATCTTCAGCCGTACATCGAGTTGGCGCAATATTTCCTCACCGACTTGACCCAGCCCGATCCACTGCTGTTTACGGCCGCGGATTGGTATTTGGAACAGGTCGAGATTTATCACAATCTCGATTACGGATCGCTCGATCGCGAACAGGCTTTCCAGGCGCTGGTCGCAAAGCTCCAGCCGGTGTCCGATCCGGAGCGCTGGGGTGCGGCCCTGAATCCGGATGCGCCGATCGAGCAGCGGCTGGCCGATGCCTGGCCGTTGATCGGACCCAAGGGCGACATCGAGATCGACCAGCTGATGATCTACTGGGATGAGCTGCTGCGCGTGCTCGGCGGCCCGCTCTCGCAACCCGATTTCTACGACGATTATTTCACCCTGTTCAAACCGTTGTCCGTGGTTATACTGCGCGAGATGGGCGATCCGGGCGATCTGTGGCAGGACTGGCCCAACTGGGAACAAAAGACCAACATCGGTGGTTCGGTGGCCTCGCTGATGGCATTTTTACCGGAAATCTACGCTGACCAGCACGAGGTGTTCGTCACGGACTGCCGCTGGCTGGATTGGGACCAGGCCGATTACATCACAGAGTTTGACCACGATTCTCCACCCAGCGAGGTGCGCGCCGAGGTGCGGATTTTCGTCGCAGCGCCGGTGGACGAGCTGTTTGTGTTGCGCGTACTCAAGGACGTGCCGGGCTTCTCCTACCAGTCCGACACGCTGGTCGAGCAGAAGGTGTTTCGCCTGACCATCGACCCGGCGGACTACGGCAGTGTGCCCCAGGAATGGGTGATGTTCGACTTCAGTCCCGGCGACGAACTGCTCGATGCTCGCGGTATCACCCTCGAGCTGGCGCGCCATTCGGACGGCAAAGCGCTGTTCACCACCAGCTTCGATCAGATGCTGGCGATCACCCAGACCGACGTGTTCACCCCCAACTATCACAACAAGTGGGACAGCTACGGCAAGCAGTGGCCCTACGGTCTGCGGGTGCTTAATCCGCAATTCAGCGCTGACAGCGGCGACATCAGCGGCCGGGTTGTAGATCTGGTCAGCGGCAAAGGAATCGAGGGAGCCACGGTCGAGCTCGAGGGCCTGGGCAATGCGACGACCAACCAACGCGGCCGCTATACCTTCGATGGCGTGGACGCGGGCGAGCACACGCTAAGCGCCGCGCCCGAGGGATACGCCCCGGGATCGATCGAGGTCGATCTCGAGTCCGGCGGCTGGATCAGGCGCGACATCGAGGTCAGCTTCATCCCGCTGGTGGACGACGGCGGCCCGTACTCCACCGACAACCAAACGTTCCCGATCATCTGGGATTGCCCGGAGGGCCGCGACCTCGAGGGTTTCGAGGCGGCGCTGGGTTCGCAGCCCGGGCTGGACGACCTGGTCTCCTGGCAGGATGCGGGATCGGGACGTTTCATCGAGCTGTACGCGGACGGTGCGGTCGAGGACGGAACGCTGTGTTACGGCGCAGTGCGGCCCAAGCTCGCGGACCAAATCCTGGCTGCGGGTTTCGGGGACGGCGTGTTAGTCGATCGCAGTCCGCCCGAGCTTGAACAGCTCACGGAGATTAGCGACCCCGAGGACGGCTGGCAGCGCGACGCGCTGGTCACATGGGGCGCAGATGATCCGCATTCGGGGCTGGCCGCGCAGGCGCTGTGTCTGGGCAGCTCGTCCTCATCGTGCGACCTGCTGGATTGGACGGCGTTGGACAGCTCAAACTTCGAGCTCGATCCCGCGCAGTACGCTTCCGAGCCGCCGATCTATCTGCGGGTGGTGCTGTTCAATAACGCCGGGCTCAGCAGCGAGGGAACGCTGGAGATCGTCGGGCCCACGGCCGAGGACGACGCTGAGGACTCGGCCGACGACACGAGCCCGATCAACGGTCGCTGCTGCGGCCGCTAG